In one window of Dokdonia sp. PRO95 DNA:
- the amt gene encoding ammonium transporter → MEILTVNNVWMMICTGLVFFMHLGFSFLEIGLTRQKNTINILFKNIFIITVGLLLYCLVGFNLMYPGEFNGFLGFAGFGLDAPLNAEGVLDLTYNEGYTYWTDFLFQGMFAATAATIVSGAVAERIKIGPFMVFVLLYVGFVYPIAGSWKWGGGFLQTLETPFYDFAGSTLVHSVGGWAALVAVFLLGSRIGKFDENGKPQAIPGHNVPLATAGVLILWLGWFGFNGGSVLSADPALTSLTLVTTSLAAAAGGVFAFLVSTLMYKNYDLTMFLNGILGGLVGITAGADVMSPTDAIAIGAIAGAIIVFGVALVDKLRLDDPVGAIAVHLICGIWGTLAVGIFGSLASGAQFVSQLIGVGSYAVFCIITSFIILFILKKTVGLRVSETEEIEGLDPHEHGMSAYPDFRLNEH, encoded by the coding sequence ATGGAAATTTTAACTGTAAATAATGTATGGATGATGATCTGTACTGGTCTAGTTTTCTTCATGCACCTTGGGTTTTCATTTTTAGAAATAGGACTCACACGTCAAAAAAATACTATCAACATTCTTTTTAAAAATATTTTTATAATCACCGTAGGTCTCCTACTTTATTGTTTAGTAGGCTTCAATCTTATGTACCCTGGAGAATTCAACGGGTTTTTAGGGTTTGCGGGCTTTGGTCTTGATGCACCACTCAATGCAGAAGGCGTTCTTGATCTCACTTATAACGAAGGCTATACTTACTGGACAGACTTTCTTTTTCAAGGGATGTTTGCAGCAACAGCAGCAACTATAGTATCTGGTGCCGTAGCAGAGCGTATTAAAATAGGTCCATTTATGGTCTTTGTATTACTTTACGTAGGGTTTGTATACCCTATTGCTGGATCTTGGAAATGGGGAGGCGGATTTTTACAAACACTAGAAACACCTTTTTATGATTTTGCTGGATCTACACTTGTTCACTCTGTAGGAGGATGGGCCGCACTCGTTGCCGTATTCTTACTTGGATCGCGAATAGGGAAGTTTGATGAAAATGGTAAACCACAAGCCATCCCTGGACATAATGTACCGCTTGCAACGGCAGGTGTACTTATCTTATGGTTAGGTTGGTTTGGCTTTAATGGAGGTTCTGTACTATCTGCAGATCCTGCACTAACATCTCTTACTCTTGTAACTACGTCACTTGCGGCAGCAGCCGGAGGAGTATTTGCTTTTCTTGTATCTACATTGATGTACAAAAACTATGATCTCACCATGTTTTTAAATGGAATACTAGGAGGTCTTGTGGGTATAACAGCTGGGGCAGACGTAATGAGCCCTACAGATGCGATTGCTATAGGGGCGATTGCAGGAGCCATAATCGTTTTTGGTGTCGCACTTGTAGATAAACTAAGACTAGACGATCCTGTAGGAGCTATTGCAGTACACTTAATATGTGGTATTTGGGGCACACTTGCAGTTGGTATTTTTGGAAGCCTAGCTAGTGGAGCACAGTTTGTGAGCCAACTAATAGGTGTAGGATCTTATGCTGTTTTCTGTATTATTACGTCATTTATAATATTATTTATTCTCAAGAAAACTGTGGGACTACGAGTTTCAGAAACTGAAGAAATTGAAGGACTTGATCCTCACGAACACGGAATGAGTGCTTATCCAGATTTCCGTTTAAACGAGCATTAA
- a CDS encoding low molecular weight protein-tyrosine-phosphatase, whose translation MNKQAPSTTKILMVCLGNICRSPLAEGILRSKLDATLFNVDSVGTGDWHVGNPPDPRSVKVGLSHGVDISGLRGRQLSESDFNDFDHIYVMDQNNLEDVLAKATTDEQRRKVTMILDVVFHGEKVDVPDPYHGSQEDFERVYEMLDTACDHIAKELA comes from the coding sequence ATGAATAAACAAGCTCCCTCCACTACAAAGATCTTAATGGTATGCCTAGGAAACATATGTAGATCCCCACTTGCCGAAGGTATTTTAAGATCTAAACTAGACGCAACTCTTTTTAATGTAGACTCCGTAGGCACAGGAGACTGGCACGTGGGAAATCCACCAGATCCCAGAAGCGTAAAAGTAGGATTATCTCATGGAGTCGATATCTCAGGACTTAGAGGACGCCAGCTATCCGAAAGTGACTTTAATGATTTTGATCATATTTATGTCATGGATCAAAACAACCTAGAAGATGTACTAGCAAAAGCCACTACAGATGAACAGCGCCGTAAAGTGACAATGATTCTAGATGTAGTTTTTCATGGAGAGAAAGTAGATGTTCCAGATCCATATCACGGAAGTCAAGAAGACTTTGAGAGAGTATATGAAATGCTGGATACCGCATGCGATCATATCGCAAAAGAACTAGCATAA
- a CDS encoding DUF2071 domain-containing protein, which yields MSFLTAAWRQLAFINYEVDPALLEPYVPHGTELDFYEGKCYVSVIAFMFMDTRIKGVKIPFHVNFEEVNLRFYVRRKDGGVWKRGAVFIKEVVPKPAISIVANALYNESYETLPMRHKWDITSEDRKISYGWKKDNKWQSIDIEAAVASQPIDQHSEMEFIAEHYWGYASPSKVKTNEYEVTHPRWNHYPIKKATFDIKFETMYGAKFSFLQAQEPASIYLIEGSAITIEGKTVIKK from the coding sequence ATGAGCTTCCTTACCGCAGCATGGCGCCAGCTTGCTTTTATAAATTATGAAGTAGATCCAGCTCTTTTAGAGCCATATGTCCCTCATGGAACAGAGTTAGATTTTTATGAAGGTAAATGTTATGTGAGTGTCATTGCCTTTATGTTTATGGATACACGCATAAAGGGTGTCAAAATTCCCTTTCACGTAAATTTTGAGGAAGTGAATCTGCGGTTTTATGTGCGTAGAAAAGATGGAGGTGTTTGGAAACGTGGTGCAGTGTTTATAAAAGAAGTAGTTCCTAAGCCTGCAATTTCTATCGTAGCAAACGCACTTTATAACGAGAGTTATGAAACGCTACCTATGCGACATAAGTGGGATATTACAAGTGAAGATCGTAAGATTTCCTATGGATGGAAAAAGGACAACAAATGGCAGTCTATTGATATAGAAGCCGCTGTAGCTTCGCAGCCCATCGATCAGCATAGTGAGATGGAGTTTATAGCAGAGCATTACTGGGGATATGCGAGTCCTTCTAAGGTTAAAACTAATGAGTACGAGGTAACGCACCCGCGATGGAATCATTACCCTATAAAGAAAGCAACCTTTGATATTAAATTTGAGACGATGTACGGTGCTAAATTTAGTTTCCTACAAGCCCAGGAGCCTGCTTCTATATATTTGATAGAAGGTTCGGCAATAACGATTGAGGGCAAAACGGTGATTAAGAAATAA
- the gltB gene encoding glutamate synthase large subunit, protein MLKDQGLYLREFEHDACGAGFICSLKGIKSNDIIHKALEILEKLEHRGAVSADGRTGDGAGILIDIPHDYFQASCDFDLPQEGSYAVSNVFLPRKQNQRDYCISVFEKSLTDQGIHIIGWRDVPVDKSILGEIAQVSEPFVKQIFVSYDGGDKNPAFAKAQQKPTPEFAFNLKLFTARKIAEHTIYGSKLSESSFFYVPSFSTKTIIYKGLLMPQDIKVYYKDLMDPRVVTRLALVHQRFSTNTFPTWDLAQPFRYMCHNGEINTLRGNVTRMYSREELMESPLFGEDIKAILPVVIPGKSDSASMDMVVELLLMTGRSLPEVMMMLVPEAWEKNKEMSPAKRAFYEFNSCLMEPWDGPASIPFTDGNYIGAVLDRNGLRPSRYSVTKDGYVIMSSEIGVVDIEPSNVQLHGRLEPGKMFLVDMAQGRIINDEEIKEEIASRNPYQQWLDENLIHLRDIPYNECPLFLDEAPLKERLITFGYTQEDINTIILPMAANAKEPIGSMGNDAPIAALSERPQLIYNYFKQLFAQVTNPPLDGIREELITDISLTLGADYNIFDINAAHCRKLKIQNPVISKQDLDKIKSLDDKNFKVVSVPMLYQVERGHNGLEEALEKLLQNVSKQLDEGANIVILSDRNTSITEAPIPALLACSYVNNGLATHKKRSQLSLIIESAEPREVHHFALLFGYGASAINPYMVNEIIENHPEDLELASVDVEEAIQNFNKAVGKGVLKVMNKIGISTLNSYRSSQLFECIGISKKVVSKYFPRTVTRIEGVGLHQLEGEISKRHKAAYDKKEIAADLPLEIGGEYRWRRDGEAHLFNPLTIAKLQESVRSNKPVIYKEYADRVNNQAKQLMTIRGLFEFTNYDPIDIDEVEPWTDIVKRFKTGAMSYGSISKEAHETLAVAMNRIDGKSNSGEGGENQERFYKDVNGDWKNSAIKQVASGRFGVTSNYLTNAAEIQIKMAQGAKPGEGGQLPGPKVNPEIAKTRNSTPYVGLISPPPHHDIYSIEDLSQLIYDLKSANREARINVKLVSEVGVGTVAAGVAKAKADVILISGHDGGTGATPLTSLKHTGLPWELGLAEAQQTLVMNDLRGRVRLECDGQLKTGRDVAIACLLGAEEFGFASAPLVASGCIMMRVCHLNTCPVGIATQNPELRKRFNGKPEHVVNFMYFVAQELREIMAKLGFKTVDEMVGQVQKLDRNKTIDQYKALGLDLTPILHKVDVKEGQSLRNIEKQDHDLEKALDFKIISQAHPALFRKEKTTLDLKITNEDRAVGAILSNEISKIYGVNGLPENTLKINFEGSAGQSFAAFATHGLTLSVTGNTNDYIGKGLSGAKVIVKVPVEATIIPEDNVIIGNVAFYGATAGEAYINGKAGERFCVRNSGARAVVEGIGDHGCEYMTGGVAVILGAVGRNFGAGMSGGIAYVYDVDSTLSRKANSEGLNFLKVEETQDREELRQLVENHYNATQSPLAQRFLENWDVEIGNFTKVLPEEYRQALLRLEEEQKIAN, encoded by the coding sequence ATGCTTAAGGATCAAGGATTATATTTAAGGGAATTTGAACACGATGCGTGTGGAGCGGGATTCATTTGTAGTTTAAAAGGAATAAAGTCAAATGACATTATTCATAAGGCGTTAGAAATTCTTGAAAAGCTAGAACATAGAGGAGCTGTAAGTGCAGATGGAAGAACGGGAGATGGTGCTGGGATACTCATAGATATTCCTCATGATTATTTTCAGGCTAGCTGTGATTTTGATCTACCTCAAGAAGGGAGTTATGCTGTGAGTAATGTGTTTCTTCCTCGTAAACAAAATCAACGGGATTACTGTATTTCGGTGTTTGAGAAGAGTCTTACAGATCAGGGTATACATATTATAGGATGGAGAGATGTGCCGGTAGATAAATCTATCTTAGGTGAGATTGCTCAGGTTTCAGAACCCTTTGTAAAGCAAATCTTTGTTTCTTATGATGGTGGTGATAAAAATCCCGCTTTCGCGAAAGCGCAACAAAAACCCACTCCAGAATTTGCATTTAATTTAAAATTATTTACTGCACGTAAAATTGCAGAACATACCATATATGGTTCTAAGCTTTCTGAAAGTTCATTCTTTTATGTGCCTAGCTTTTCTACCAAAACAATCATTTATAAGGGGCTATTAATGCCTCAAGACATTAAGGTGTATTATAAGGACTTGATGGATCCTAGAGTTGTGACGCGTCTGGCGCTTGTGCATCAGCGTTTTTCAACAAATACATTCCCTACATGGGATCTTGCACAGCCTTTTAGATATATGTGTCATAATGGAGAGATTAATACCTTGCGAGGCAATGTAACTCGTATGTATTCCAGAGAAGAACTTATGGAGAGTCCGCTTTTTGGAGAGGATATCAAAGCAATCCTTCCCGTAGTAATACCAGGTAAGTCTGATAGTGCATCTATGGATATGGTGGTGGAGTTGTTGTTAATGACCGGCCGCTCACTTCCAGAGGTAATGATGATGCTCGTTCCAGAGGCATGGGAAAAAAATAAGGAGATGTCTCCTGCCAAACGTGCTTTTTATGAGTTCAACTCTTGCCTTATGGAGCCTTGGGACGGGCCTGCATCTATTCCTTTTACAGATGGTAATTATATAGGTGCTGTACTTGATCGTAATGGACTGCGCCCATCGCGTTATTCTGTTACAAAGGATGGTTATGTGATTATGTCTTCAGAAATTGGGGTAGTAGATATTGAGCCTAGCAATGTGCAATTGCATGGTCGTCTAGAACCGGGTAAAATGTTTCTAGTAGACATGGCGCAAGGCCGTATCATTAATGATGAAGAAATAAAAGAAGAGATCGCATCGCGTAACCCATATCAACAATGGCTTGATGAAAATTTAATCCACTTAAGGGATATTCCTTATAATGAGTGTCCACTATTTTTAGATGAAGCACCACTAAAGGAGCGTTTAATCACCTTTGGATACACGCAAGAAGATATAAACACCATCATATTACCTATGGCTGCAAATGCCAAGGAGCCTATAGGTTCTATGGGTAATGATGCTCCTATTGCTGCGCTTTCAGAAAGGCCGCAGCTCATTTATAACTACTTCAAGCAGTTATTTGCTCAGGTTACAAATCCGCCTCTTGATGGAATAAGAGAAGAGTTGATTACAGATATTTCTCTAACCCTAGGAGCCGATTATAATATTTTTGACATTAATGCTGCGCATTGTAGAAAGTTGAAAATCCAAAATCCAGTTATATCAAAACAAGATTTAGATAAGATTAAAAGTCTTGATGATAAGAATTTTAAAGTAGTTTCTGTACCGATGTTGTATCAGGTGGAGAGAGGTCATAATGGCCTCGAGGAAGCACTAGAAAAACTCTTGCAAAACGTAAGTAAGCAGCTTGATGAGGGAGCAAATATTGTTATTCTATCAGATAGAAATACGTCAATTACAGAGGCACCTATACCAGCATTGCTTGCCTGCTCTTATGTAAACAACGGACTAGCAACTCATAAGAAGAGATCTCAATTAAGTTTAATTATTGAGTCTGCAGAGCCTAGAGAGGTGCATCATTTTGCGTTATTATTTGGTTATGGCGCGAGCGCGATTAACCCTTATATGGTAAATGAGATTATAGAAAATCACCCAGAAGATCTTGAGCTTGCTAGTGTAGATGTAGAAGAAGCTATTCAAAACTTTAATAAGGCTGTAGGTAAGGGAGTGCTCAAGGTGATGAATAAGATTGGTATTTCTACACTCAATTCATATCGCAGTTCGCAACTATTTGAATGTATAGGCATCAGTAAAAAAGTAGTTTCAAAATACTTTCCGCGCACAGTGACTAGAATTGAGGGTGTAGGATTGCATCAACTAGAAGGAGAAATAAGTAAGCGTCATAAAGCTGCATATGATAAAAAAGAAATTGCTGCAGATTTGCCACTAGAAATAGGTGGTGAGTATAGATGGAGAAGAGATGGTGAAGCGCATTTATTTAATCCGCTTACGATTGCAAAACTTCAAGAATCTGTACGAAGTAATAAACCTGTAATCTATAAAGAGTATGCAGATCGAGTAAATAATCAAGCTAAACAACTAATGACTATTAGAGGCTTGTTTGAGTTTACAAATTATGATCCTATAGATATAGATGAAGTAGAGCCTTGGACGGATATTGTAAAACGTTTTAAAACGGGAGCAATGTCTTATGGATCTATCAGTAAAGAAGCGCATGAGACACTAGCTGTAGCGATGAATCGTATAGACGGTAAATCAAATTCTGGCGAAGGAGGAGAAAATCAAGAGCGTTTTTATAAAGATGTAAACGGTGATTGGAAAAATAGTGCAATTAAGCAAGTAGCTTCTGGACGATTTGGCGTTACCTCAAATTATCTAACTAATGCAGCAGAGATTCAAATAAAAATGGCGCAGGGCGCAAAACCTGGAGAAGGAGGGCAGTTGCCAGGCCCTAAGGTGAATCCAGAAATTGCAAAAACGCGTAACTCTACACCATATGTAGGATTGATTTCTCCACCACCGCATCATGATATTTACTCTATTGAAGATTTATCACAATTAATTTATGATTTAAAATCTGCAAATAGAGAGGCGCGTATTAATGTAAAATTAGTGTCAGAAGTAGGGGTAGGGACTGTGGCCGCAGGTGTTGCAAAAGCTAAGGCAGATGTGATATTAATTTCTGGACATGATGGAGGGACTGGTGCAACGCCACTTACTTCATTAAAACATACGGGACTTCCGTGGGAGCTAGGGCTAGCCGAAGCGCAGCAAACACTCGTTATGAATGATTTGCGTGGCCGTGTGAGACTAGAGTGCGATGGCCAACTTAAAACAGGTAGAGACGTAGCAATTGCATGTCTTCTAGGGGCAGAAGAATTTGGTTTTGCATCTGCACCGCTAGTGGCTTCTGGCTGTATAATGATGCGTGTGTGTCACTTAAATACTTGTCCTGTGGGAATTGCAACGCAAAACCCAGAGCTACGTAAGCGATTTAATGGAAAACCGGAGCATGTGGTAAACTTCATGTATTTCGTTGCGCAAGAGCTTCGTGAGATTATGGCAAAGCTCGGTTTTAAGACAGTAGATGAGATGGTAGGGCAAGTGCAAAAGCTAGACCGCAACAAGACCATTGATCAATACAAAGCTTTAGGATTAGATTTAACTCCTATTCTGCATAAAGTAGATGTTAAGGAAGGGCAATCCCTGAGAAATATCGAGAAGCAAGACCATGATCTAGAAAAGGCATTAGATTTTAAAATTATATCTCAGGCGCACCCTGCATTGTTTAGAAAAGAAAAGACAACGCTTGATCTTAAGATTACAAATGAAGACCGAGCGGTAGGAGCCATCTTAAGTAATGAGATTTCAAAAATTTATGGAGTTAATGGGCTACCAGAAAATACCTTAAAAATCAATTTTGAAGGTTCGGCTGGTCAGAGCTTTGCGGCATTTGCTACTCATGGATTGACGCTTTCGGTTACTGGAAATACAAATGACTACATAGGCAAAGGGCTTTCTGGAGCAAAAGTTATTGTAAAAGTACCTGTAGAGGCAACCATAATTCCTGAAGATAATGTCATTATTGGAAACGTAGCATTTTACGGTGCCACTGCTGGGGAGGCTTACATCAATGGAAAGGCTGGAGAGCGTTTTTGTGTACGTAACTCGGGAGCTAGAGCTGTTGTAGAAGGTATAGGTGATCATGGTTGTGAGTATATGACAGGAGGAGTAGCAGTGATTTTAGGAGCTGTGGGAAGAAACTTCGGAGCTGGAATGAGCGGAGGAATCGCATATGTGTATGATGTAGATAGTACGCTTTCGCGAAAAGCAAACTCAGAGGGCTTAAACTTCTTAAAGGTAGAAGAAACACAAGACCGAGAGGAGCTTAGACAGTTGGTTGAGAACCATTATAATGCAACACAATCTCCACTAGCACAACGTTTCCTAGAAAATTGGGATGTGGAAATAGGTAATTTCACGAAAGTGCTACCAGAAGAATACCGCCAAGCTTTACTGAGACTAGAGGAAGAACAAAAAATAGCAAACTAA
- a CDS encoding DUF3820 family protein: protein MADIHKEAQDHLIEMAYYRMPFGKYKGWYLVDLPESYFVWFRQQGFPEGKLGRLLQEMMEIKINGLEPMIKKIQQKYPRPANLRR, encoded by the coding sequence ATGGCAGATATTCATAAAGAAGCGCAAGATCACCTTATAGAGATGGCTTATTATAGAATGCCTTTTGGCAAATACAAAGGTTGGTACTTGGTTGATCTGCCAGAATCTTATTTTGTGTGGTTTAGACAACAAGGTTTTCCAGAGGGTAAGCTAGGAAGGTTACTTCAAGAAATGATGGAAATTAAAATAAATGGTTTAGAACCCATGATTAAAAAAATCCAACAAAAGTATCCTAGACCAGCTAATTTAAGGAGGTAA
- a CDS encoding porin — protein sequence MKSIVTFLVLAITSTCIFAQEDSKKKKFTVEGSVDTYFRQNLSGPNGEDAIAPNTSFANRNGFAIGMANVIGSFESENGKVGAVADLVFGPRGEEAVFLSGPSSNIVNQLYVYWNVSDKVKLTLGNFNTFLGYEVISPTLNFNYSTSYMFSYGPFSHTGIKADFTLSEDWSAMVGVLNQTDATEFNFDNDYTLGAQLGYKTTYLNFLYGKQGGSTESTFQVDLTTGHDLSDDFYLGLNATYNDTDGASFYGVALYPQYKTSESFTLGLRGEYFAETEGGAGAIGGYDEEGDASVLAVTLTGSYTVGDLTIKPEFRLDSASEDTFLDTDLEPNSSLSSFLIAGIYKF from the coding sequence ATGAAGTCCATTGTTACGTTCTTAGTACTGGCTATTACATCCACTTGCATATTTGCTCAAGAAGATTCAAAAAAGAAAAAATTTACTGTAGAGGGAAGTGTCGATACTTACTTTAGACAAAATCTTTCTGGACCCAATGGCGAGGATGCAATTGCCCCAAATACCTCTTTTGCAAATCGCAATGGTTTTGCAATTGGTATGGCAAATGTGATAGGCTCTTTTGAAAGTGAAAATGGAAAAGTAGGTGCTGTCGCAGATTTAGTTTTTGGCCCTAGAGGTGAAGAAGCGGTTTTTTTATCTGGACCTTCTTCAAACATTGTAAACCAACTTTACGTATACTGGAATGTTTCGGATAAAGTAAAACTTACTTTAGGAAACTTTAATACCTTCTTAGGTTATGAAGTAATCTCTCCTACTCTCAACTTTAACTACTCAACGTCTTATATGTTTTCATATGGACCATTTTCTCATACGGGTATAAAAGCAGACTTTACTTTATCTGAAGATTGGAGCGCTATGGTGGGTGTACTTAACCAGACAGATGCTACAGAATTTAATTTTGATAACGATTACACACTAGGCGCTCAATTAGGTTACAAAACCACTTACCTTAATTTCTTATATGGAAAGCAAGGAGGAAGTACAGAAAGTACATTCCAAGTAGATCTTACTACCGGTCACGATCTATCAGATGACTTTTACCTAGGTCTTAACGCAACATACAATGACACAGACGGAGCTTCATTTTATGGAGTTGCACTATACCCACAATACAAAACATCAGAATCTTTCACCCTAGGATTAAGAGGAGAATACTTTGCAGAAACAGAAGGTGGTGCTGGTGCCATAGGAGGTTATGATGAAGAGGGAGATGCATCTGTACTTGCAGTTACTCTTACTGGAAGTTATACCGTAGGCGATCTTACCATCAAACCAGAATTTCGCTTAGACAGCGCAAGTGAAGACACCTTCCTTGATACTGACCTTGAGCCTAACAGCTCATTATCTTCATTTCTAATCGCAGGCATATATAAATTTTAA
- a CDS encoding SAM-dependent methyltransferase — MSSFTATGKLYLIPTTLGDTSALEVMPISVKKVVEFIDTYIVENEKTARRSIKAISPSKSQPSLKLFPLNKYTDISELPSYLEPCLQGESVGLLSEAGVPGVADPGAEVVKIAHQKGIQVVPLVGPSSILMAMMSSGMNGQNFAFNGYLPIDAQQRKQELKRLERLSSEQGQTQLFIETPYRNNKMLEDICNTVHPETQVCIACDITLPTEYIVTKSASFWKTNAPDLHKRPAIFIIHKSF; from the coding sequence ATGAGTTCATTTACTGCAACTGGAAAATTATATCTGATACCCACTACACTAGGTGATACTAGTGCACTAGAGGTGATGCCTATCTCTGTAAAGAAGGTGGTAGAATTTATAGATACATACATCGTAGAAAATGAAAAAACAGCGCGTCGCTCCATAAAAGCGATATCTCCAAGTAAATCGCAGCCCTCTTTAAAATTATTTCCGTTAAATAAATACACAGATATATCTGAGCTTCCATCATACCTAGAACCATGTTTACAAGGGGAATCTGTAGGTTTATTATCTGAGGCGGGAGTTCCAGGCGTTGCAGATCCTGGAGCAGAGGTGGTGAAGATTGCACATCAAAAAGGCATCCAAGTTGTGCCACTTGTAGGTCCATCATCTATACTCATGGCAATGATGAGTAGCGGTATGAATGGTCAAAATTTTGCTTTTAATGGATATCTACCTATTGATGCACAACAGCGTAAGCAAGAGTTGAAACGATTAGAGCGCTTATCTTCAGAACAAGGACAAACGCAATTATTCATCGAGACCCCGTATCGCAATAATAAGATGCTAGAAGACATTTGCAATACTGTGCATCCTGAAACTCAAGTTTGTATTGCTTGTGATATCACACTTCCAACAGAATATATTGTGACAAAAAGCGCTTCTTTCTGGAAAACTAATGCACCAGACTTACACAAAAGACCTGCAATCTTTATAATTCACAAGTCGTTTTAA
- a CDS encoding P-II family nitrogen regulator, with product MKKIEAIIRKSKFSAVKKALHDVGVNFFSYWDVTGLGNEKKGSVYRGVSYSTSDIQRRYLSIVVNNEFEEITIKTIIESARTGDVGDGKIFVSDISECYRIRTGEKGNQTLK from the coding sequence ATGAAAAAAATAGAAGCAATCATTCGTAAATCCAAATTCTCGGCGGTAAAAAAGGCACTGCATGATGTGGGTGTAAACTTCTTCTCCTATTGGGATGTTACTGGACTTGGTAACGAAAAAAAAGGTTCTGTTTACCGCGGCGTGAGCTATAGCACCAGCGACATACAACGACGCTATTTAAGCATCGTAGTAAATAATGAATTTGAAGAAATTACCATTAAAACAATTATCGAATCTGCACGCACCGGAGATGTAGGAGACGGTAAAATCTTTGTCTCAGATATAAGCGAGTGCTATCGTATTCGTACTGGAGAGAAAGGAAATCAAACACTTAAATAG